The following proteins are co-located in the Micromonospora coriariae genome:
- a CDS encoding aldehyde dehydrogenase family protein: MALRLAEGTAWSDVLARAVAATPEAFGAEVDGVTTLHNLVEGDWRAGGRPAPVRTPVDNAVVINLPRLDADTARAVVAHAAAAHRAWAQTPLADRKARVVDALDALTAHRDLLALLLVWEIGKPWRLACADVDRALDGVRWYADEIDRMLADGREPLAGPVSNIASWNYPMSVLVHAELVQLLAGNAVIAKTPSQGGAVCLTVAHALMRRAGLPATLVSGGGEELSEVLVRAPEIGAVAFVGGRSNGGKVAAALLDSDKRHFIEQEGLNAWGIWNFSQWDLLAAHLKKGFEYGKQRCTAYPRFVVQRDLVDEFLDMYLPVVRSVRFGHPLAVDETWTAGDPLPELDFGPLISAAKAEELHRKVDEAVRGGAVPLHRGKLTGAPFLPGQDTSAYVAPSVLLAPPGRSRLMHAEPFGPVDTIVVVDTTDELLAAMNASNGALVASLACDDTDEAGKLAVDLQAFKVGINKPRSRGDRDEPFGGRGASWKGAFVGGDLLVQAVTVGGDSRLYGNFPDYSSYPTT; this comes from the coding sequence ATGGCACTACGACTCGCCGAGGGCACCGCATGGTCCGACGTCCTCGCCCGCGCGGTGGCCGCCACCCCCGAGGCGTTCGGCGCCGAGGTCGACGGCGTCACCACGCTGCACAACCTGGTCGAAGGCGACTGGCGGGCGGGCGGACGCCCCGCGCCGGTCCGCACCCCGGTGGACAACGCAGTGGTGATCAACCTTCCCCGGCTCGACGCCGACACCGCCCGCGCCGTCGTCGCGCACGCCGCCGCCGCGCACCGGGCCTGGGCCCAGACCCCGCTCGCCGACCGCAAGGCGCGGGTCGTCGACGCGCTGGACGCGCTCACCGCCCACCGCGACCTGCTCGCGCTGCTGCTGGTCTGGGAGATCGGCAAGCCGTGGCGGCTGGCCTGCGCTGATGTGGACCGGGCGCTGGACGGCGTGCGCTGGTACGCGGACGAAATCGACCGGATGCTCGCCGACGGCCGCGAGCCGCTAGCCGGCCCGGTCAGCAACATCGCCTCATGGAACTACCCGATGAGCGTCCTCGTGCACGCCGAACTGGTCCAACTGCTGGCCGGCAACGCGGTCATCGCCAAGACCCCGTCCCAGGGCGGCGCGGTCTGTCTGACCGTCGCACACGCGCTGATGCGCCGGGCCGGCCTGCCCGCCACCCTCGTCTCCGGCGGCGGCGAGGAACTGTCCGAAGTGCTGGTCCGGGCACCGGAGATCGGCGCGGTGGCGTTCGTCGGCGGACGCTCCAACGGGGGCAAGGTGGCCGCCGCGCTGCTCGACAGCGACAAGCGGCACTTCATCGAGCAGGAAGGCCTCAACGCCTGGGGGATCTGGAACTTCTCCCAGTGGGACCTGCTCGCCGCGCACCTCAAGAAAGGCTTCGAGTACGGCAAGCAGCGCTGCACCGCGTACCCCCGGTTCGTCGTACAGCGTGACCTCGTCGACGAGTTCCTCGACATGTACCTGCCGGTGGTCCGCTCGGTTCGCTTCGGGCACCCGCTCGCGGTGGACGAGACCTGGACCGCCGGTGACCCGCTACCCGAGCTGGACTTCGGGCCGCTGATCAGCGCCGCCAAGGCCGAGGAGTTGCACCGCAAGGTCGACGAGGCGGTCCGCGGCGGTGCGGTGCCGCTGCACCGGGGCAAGCTGACCGGCGCGCCGTTCCTGCCCGGGCAGGACACCTCGGCGTACGTGGCGCCGTCGGTGCTGCTCGCCCCACCCGGCCGGTCCCGGCTGATGCACGCCGAGCCGTTCGGGCCCGTCGACACGATCGTCGTGGTGGACACCACCGACGAGTTGCTGGCCGCGATGAACGCCTCCAACGGCGCGCTGGTCGCGTCGTTGGCCTGCGACGACACCGACGAGGCCGGCAAGCTCGCGGTGGACCTCCAGGCGTTCAAGGTGGGCATCAACAAGCCGCGCTCGCGGGGCGACCGCGACGAGCCGTTCGGCGGGCGGGGCGCCTCCTGGAAGGGCGCGTTCGTCGGCGGTGACCTGCTGGTGCAGGCGGTGACGGTCGGCGGCGACAGCCGGCTCTACGGCAACTTCCCCGACTACAGCAGCTACCCCACCACCTGA
- a CDS encoding acyl-CoA dehydrogenase family protein — translation MDFSYDTRTEELRDELTRFLTEHVYPAEAVHAEQVAAGDPWSRTPVLAELKAEARKRGLWNLFLPDPRYGAGLTNLQYAPLAELTGRSPHLAPEAVNCAAPDTGNMELLAEFGSQAQRERWLMPLLEGEIRSAFCMTEPDVASSDATNIATRIVRDGDEYVINGRKWWSSGAMDPRCEIFIVMGKTDPGADRHRQQSMVLVPRDTPGVTVRRGMTVFGYTDGSHGGHAEIDFTDVRVPAENLIGAEGTGFAIAQARLGPGRIHHCMRLIGMAERALELLCRRANERVAFGRPLAEQGVVREWIAESRVRIEQSRLLVLKTAWLMDTVGNKGAHTEIQAIKIGTPAMAEWVIDKAIQGYGGAGVSQDTPLAALWAQTRTLRLADGPDEVHRSSLAKRELRRWAPTPA, via the coding sequence ATGGACTTCTCGTACGACACCCGGACCGAGGAGCTGCGCGACGAGCTGACCCGGTTCCTGACCGAGCACGTCTATCCGGCCGAGGCGGTGCACGCCGAGCAGGTGGCCGCCGGCGACCCGTGGTCGCGTACCCCGGTGCTGGCCGAGCTGAAGGCGGAGGCCCGCAAGCGCGGCCTGTGGAACCTCTTCCTGCCCGACCCGCGCTACGGCGCCGGCCTGACCAACCTCCAGTACGCTCCGCTCGCCGAGCTGACCGGGCGCAGCCCGCACCTGGCGCCGGAGGCGGTCAACTGCGCGGCGCCGGACACCGGCAACATGGAGCTGCTGGCCGAGTTCGGCTCGCAGGCGCAGCGGGAGCGCTGGCTGATGCCGCTGCTGGAGGGCGAGATCCGCTCCGCCTTCTGCATGACCGAACCGGACGTCGCCTCCTCCGACGCCACCAACATCGCGACCCGGATCGTCCGCGACGGCGACGAGTACGTCATCAACGGCCGCAAGTGGTGGTCGTCCGGTGCGATGGACCCGCGCTGCGAGATCTTCATCGTGATGGGCAAGACCGACCCCGGCGCCGACCGGCACCGCCAGCAGAGCATGGTGCTGGTCCCCCGGGACACCCCGGGCGTCACCGTGCGCCGGGGCATGACCGTCTTCGGCTACACCGACGGCTCACACGGCGGGCACGCCGAGATCGACTTCACAGACGTCCGGGTGCCGGCGGAGAACCTGATCGGTGCCGAGGGCACCGGTTTCGCCATCGCCCAGGCCCGGCTGGGTCCGGGCCGGATCCATCACTGCATGCGGCTGATCGGGATGGCCGAGCGGGCGTTGGAGCTGCTCTGCCGGCGGGCGAACGAGCGCGTCGCGTTCGGCCGGCCGCTGGCCGAGCAGGGCGTCGTCCGGGAGTGGATCGCCGAGTCGCGGGTGCGCATCGAGCAGTCCCGACTGCTGGTGCTCAAGACGGCCTGGCTGATGGACACCGTCGGCAACAAGGGCGCGCACACCGAGATCCAGGCCATCAAGATCGGCACCCCGGCGATGGCGGAGTGGGTGATCGACAAGGCCATCCAGGGGTACGGCGGCGCCGGCGTCAGCCAGGACACGCCGCTGGCCGCCCTGTGGGCGCAGACCCGCACCCTGCGCCTCGCCGACGGCCCCGACGAGGTCCACCGCTCCTCCCTCGCCAAGCGCGAACTCCGCCGCTGGGCCCCCACCCCGGCCTAA
- a CDS encoding LacI family DNA-binding transcriptional regulator translates to MTTQRTRSLGRPTLDAVAARAGVGRGTVSRVVNGSPQVSPEARAAVQQAIAELGYVPNRAARALVTQRTDSVALVVSESGERVFTEPFFAGIVRGISSALLETPMQLWLAMAQSAVERERVEHHLTNQHVDGVLLLSLHDSDPLPTLLEERGLPAVLGGRPARMLQPGAQPAWFVDVDNVGGARQAVEYLAGRGRRRIATIAGPQDMGAGLARLAGYTEAVKASGAGVNPDLIAYGDFSEGSGAAGMRRLLDACPDLDAVFVASDLMAFGALRTLREAGRRVPEDVAVIGFDDAPIARQADPPLTTVFQPVEEMGRQMARLLVARIRGDDLPAPHILLDTQLIHRASA, encoded by the coding sequence ATGACAACGCAGCGCACCCGGTCGCTCGGGCGCCCGACCCTCGATGCGGTCGCGGCGCGCGCCGGCGTCGGGCGGGGGACGGTCTCCCGGGTGGTCAACGGCTCGCCCCAGGTCAGTCCGGAGGCCCGGGCCGCGGTCCAGCAGGCCATCGCCGAGCTGGGGTACGTGCCGAACCGAGCCGCCCGCGCGCTCGTCACCCAGCGGACCGACTCCGTCGCGCTGGTGGTGTCCGAATCCGGCGAACGGGTCTTCACCGAGCCGTTCTTCGCCGGCATCGTGCGGGGGATCAGCTCCGCGCTGCTGGAGACCCCCATGCAGCTCTGGCTGGCCATGGCCCAGTCGGCGGTGGAGCGGGAGCGGGTCGAGCACCACCTGACCAACCAGCACGTCGACGGCGTCCTGCTGCTGTCGTTGCACGACTCCGACCCGCTGCCGACCCTGCTGGAGGAGCGCGGCCTGCCCGCCGTGCTCGGCGGTCGGCCGGCCCGGATGCTGCAACCCGGCGCCCAGCCGGCCTGGTTCGTCGACGTGGACAACGTGGGAGGCGCCCGGCAGGCGGTGGAGTACCTGGCCGGCCGGGGACGGCGACGCATCGCCACCATCGCCGGCCCGCAGGACATGGGTGCCGGCCTGGCCCGGCTGGCCGGCTACACCGAGGCGGTCAAGGCCAGCGGGGCCGGCGTCAACCCAGACCTGATCGCGTACGGGGACTTCAGCGAGGGCAGCGGCGCGGCCGGCATGCGTCGGCTGTTGGACGCCTGCCCGGACCTGGACGCGGTCTTCGTCGCGTCCGACCTGATGGCGTTCGGCGCGCTACGGACGCTGCGCGAGGCCGGCCGGCGGGTGCCCGAGGACGTCGCGGTGATCGGGTTCGACGACGCGCCGATCGCCCGGCAGGCGGACCCGCCACTGACCACCGTCTTCCAGCCGGTGGAGGAGATGGGCCGGCAGATGGCCCGGCTGCTGGTCGCCCGGATCCGCGGCGACGACCTCCCCGCCCCCCACATCCTCCTGGACACCCAACTGATCCACCGCGCCTCCGCCTAA
- a CDS encoding ACT domain-containing protein, with product MLLRVRVTLPDRPGTLGQVARTLGVSGADIVQVVVLERLGGRAVDDFTVVWPGAARVERLLAGLAAIPGVRVDGVWRAIGAPTTTGQDAELLAQVAANPADGLATLVDAVPGLLAADWAVAAVVPVDWASRAGGTGGATVGHASWRAPVPPRLPEVTPLRGRSMTTPDGTHHAIAPFGRAGLVLVVAREHTETLSAAAFHSTEVDRLSQLVRASAVILGDRLDLVGAPPVVASP from the coding sequence ATGTTGCTGCGAGTTCGGGTCACCCTGCCGGACCGTCCGGGCACCCTCGGCCAGGTCGCCCGCACGTTGGGCGTGTCCGGCGCGGACATCGTCCAGGTGGTAGTCCTGGAGCGGCTCGGCGGGCGCGCGGTGGACGACTTCACGGTGGTCTGGCCGGGTGCGGCCCGCGTCGAGCGGCTGCTGGCCGGGCTCGCGGCGATCCCGGGCGTACGGGTCGACGGCGTGTGGCGGGCGATCGGCGCGCCCACCACCACCGGTCAGGACGCCGAGCTGCTGGCCCAGGTCGCGGCGAACCCGGCCGACGGGCTGGCCACGCTTGTCGACGCGGTACCCGGGCTGCTGGCGGCCGACTGGGCCGTCGCCGCCGTGGTGCCGGTGGACTGGGCCTCGCGGGCCGGAGGCACCGGTGGGGCGACCGTCGGACACGCCAGCTGGCGGGCTCCCGTACCGCCGCGGCTTCCGGAGGTGACCCCGCTGCGCGGCCGGTCGATGACCACCCCCGACGGCACCCACCACGCGATCGCGCCGTTCGGGCGGGCCGGCCTGGTCCTGGTGGTGGCCCGCGAGCACACCGAGACCCTGTCGGCCGCCGCGTTCCACAGCACGGAGGTGGACCGGCTCAGTCAGCTCGTCCGGGCCAGCGCTGTGATTCTCGGCGACCGGCTGGACCTGGTCGGCGCGCCCCCCGTGGTCGCCAGCCCCTGA
- a CDS encoding glycoside hydrolase family 9 protein gives MLAAGVALLTGLALAVAAPPSGPASAAPAFNYAEALQKSLLFYEAQQSGRLPDWNRVSWRGDSALTDGADAGLDLTGGWYDAGDHVKFGFPMAFSATMLAWGAVEYRGGYTASGQLPHLLNNLRHVNDYFIKAHPAPNVLYGQVGKGDDDHKWWGPAEVLPMARPAYRIDASCGGADLAGETAAAMAASSMVFRPTDAAYADRLLGHARQLYTFADTVRKSYHECITDATSFYRSWSGWQDELVWGAIWLHRATGEASYLAKAESEYDKLGTENQSTTRSYKWTIAWDNKQFGAYVLLANLTGKQKYVDDANRWLDYWTVGVDGQRVPYSPGGMAVLDSWGALRYAANTSFAALVYSDTTTDATRKARYHDFAVRQINYALGDNPRNSSYVIGFGANAPRNPHHRTAHGSWWDSQTVPVETRHTLYGALVGGPSAANDAYTDSRSDYVMNEVATDYNAGFTSALVRLVSEYGGTPLAGFPVAETPDLDELSVETTVMQAEPRATGLKVMVYNKSAFPARALTDGRFRYYFRPDGAGPVQVTPGYTQGCPSPTTARQLSGDIWYVEVDCTGHTIAPAGQSQHRMEVQFKIGVPEGGTWDPTNDPSYQATAGPNRKVPLYSGDTRVWGDEPGPTVPDTTAPSPPGTPVASAVTATGLTLNWAASTDNVGVTGYRVHREAGATDPLVGSPTGTTLAVSGLTASTAHQFYVVAVDAAGNTSAASAPVAVTTAPPPVAGACSVGYVTSDWSTGFTATVTITNTGTTAINGWTLRFSFPGGQTVNQGWSAAVSQTGAAVTATNLTYNGTVAPGASVSFGFNGAHTGSNPRPTAFTVNGNACTLA, from the coding sequence CTGCTGGCTGCCGGCGTCGCCCTGCTCACCGGGCTCGCCCTGGCGGTCGCCGCGCCGCCGTCCGGGCCCGCGTCCGCTGCGCCGGCCTTCAACTACGCGGAGGCGTTGCAGAAGTCGCTGCTCTTCTACGAGGCGCAGCAGTCCGGCCGGCTGCCGGACTGGAACCGGGTCTCCTGGCGGGGCGACAGCGCGCTCACCGACGGCGCCGACGCCGGGCTGGACCTCACCGGCGGCTGGTACGACGCCGGCGACCACGTGAAGTTCGGCTTTCCGATGGCGTTCAGCGCCACGATGCTCGCCTGGGGCGCGGTCGAGTACCGCGGCGGCTACACCGCCTCCGGGCAGTTGCCGCACCTGCTGAACAACCTGCGCCACGTCAACGACTACTTCATCAAGGCACACCCCGCGCCGAACGTCCTCTACGGACAGGTCGGCAAGGGCGACGACGACCACAAGTGGTGGGGACCGGCCGAGGTGCTGCCGATGGCGCGGCCCGCGTACCGGATCGATGCGAGCTGTGGCGGCGCGGACCTGGCGGGGGAGACGGCGGCCGCGATGGCCGCCTCCTCGATGGTGTTCCGGCCCACCGACGCGGCCTACGCCGACCGGCTGCTCGGGCACGCCCGGCAGCTGTACACCTTCGCGGACACGGTGCGGAAGTCCTACCACGAGTGCATCACCGACGCGACCAGCTTCTACCGCTCCTGGAGCGGCTGGCAGGACGAACTGGTCTGGGGCGCGATCTGGCTGCACCGGGCCACCGGCGAGGCCAGCTACCTGGCCAAGGCGGAGAGCGAGTACGACAAGCTCGGCACCGAGAACCAGTCCACCACCCGCTCCTACAAGTGGACAATCGCCTGGGACAACAAGCAGTTCGGCGCGTACGTGCTGCTGGCCAATCTGACCGGCAAGCAGAAGTACGTCGACGACGCCAACCGCTGGCTGGACTACTGGACCGTCGGGGTGGACGGGCAGCGGGTGCCCTACTCGCCGGGCGGGATGGCAGTGCTCGACTCCTGGGGCGCCCTGCGGTACGCCGCCAACACCTCGTTCGCCGCGCTGGTCTACAGCGACACGACCACCGACGCGACCCGCAAGGCGCGCTACCACGACTTCGCCGTCCGGCAGATCAACTACGCGCTCGGCGACAACCCGCGCAACTCCAGCTACGTCATCGGCTTCGGCGCCAACGCGCCGCGCAACCCGCACCACCGCACCGCGCACGGCTCCTGGTGGGACAGCCAGACAGTGCCCGTCGAGACCCGGCACACCCTCTACGGAGCGCTGGTCGGCGGGCCGTCGGCGGCCAACGACGCGTACACCGACAGCCGGTCGGACTACGTGATGAACGAGGTGGCCACCGACTACAACGCCGGCTTCACGTCCGCGCTGGTCCGGCTGGTCTCCGAGTACGGCGGCACCCCGCTCGCCGGCTTCCCGGTCGCCGAGACGCCGGACCTCGACGAGCTGAGCGTGGAGACCACGGTGATGCAGGCCGAGCCGCGGGCCACCGGTCTCAAGGTGATGGTCTACAACAAGTCGGCGTTCCCGGCCCGCGCGCTGACCGACGGCCGGTTCCGGTACTACTTCCGCCCGGACGGCGCCGGGCCGGTGCAGGTCACCCCGGGGTACACCCAGGGCTGCCCGTCCCCGACGACCGCGCGGCAGCTCAGCGGCGACATCTGGTACGTCGAGGTGGACTGCACCGGGCACACCATCGCCCCGGCCGGGCAGTCACAGCACCGGATGGAGGTCCAGTTCAAGATCGGGGTGCCGGAGGGCGGCACCTGGGACCCGACCAACGACCCGTCGTACCAGGCCACCGCCGGGCCGAACCGGAAGGTGCCGCTCTACTCCGGCGACACCCGGGTCTGGGGCGACGAGCCGGGGCCAACCGTGCCGGACACCACCGCGCCCAGCCCGCCCGGCACGCCGGTCGCCTCGGCGGTCACCGCCACCGGACTCACCCTGAACTGGGCGGCGTCCACCGACAACGTCGGCGTCACGGGGTACCGCGTCCACCGCGAGGCCGGCGCCACCGATCCGCTCGTCGGCTCGCCGACCGGCACCACGCTGGCCGTGTCCGGGCTGACCGCCTCGACGGCGCACCAGTTCTACGTGGTGGCCGTGGACGCGGCCGGCAACACCTCCGCGGCGTCCGCGCCGGTCGCGGTGACCACCGCGCCCCCGCCGGTCGCCGGCGCCTGCTCGGTGGGGTACGTCACAAGCGACTGGAGCACCGGCTTCACCGCCACCGTGACGATCACGAACACCGGTACCACCGCGATCAACGGCTGGACGCTGCGGTTCAGCTTCCCCGGCGGGCAGACCGTCAACCAGGGCTGGTCGGCGGCGGTCAGCCAGACCGGCGCGGCGGTGACCGCGACCAACCTCACCTACAACGGCACAGTGGCCCCGGGGGCGTCGGTGAGCTTCGGCTTCAACGGCGCGCACACCGGCAGCAACCCCCGACCGACGGCCTTCACCGTCAACGGGAATGCGTGCACCCTCGCCTGA
- a CDS encoding VOC family protein, translating to MAIIAQLSLGVSDAERAGAFWAAALGYRRRAPRFESDEWIVLEPPPGTLGTAIAMDLSESPVQEFPRLHMDLDAGERSLDEELDRLLALGAQRVDWRHYPTDPNPTEPPYVVLADPEGNRFCVSGHREPPAR from the coding sequence ATGGCGATCATCGCGCAGCTTTCCCTGGGCGTGTCCGACGCCGAGCGGGCGGGAGCGTTCTGGGCCGCGGCCCTGGGCTACCGCCGACGGGCGCCCCGATTCGAGAGCGACGAGTGGATCGTGCTGGAGCCGCCGCCCGGGACGCTCGGAACGGCCATCGCGATGGACCTCAGCGAGAGCCCGGTGCAGGAGTTTCCCCGGCTCCACATGGACCTGGACGCCGGCGAGCGCAGCCTCGACGAGGAACTCGACCGGCTGCTCGCCCTCGGCGCCCAGCGGGTGGACTGGCGGCACTACCCCACCGACCCGAATCCGACCGAGCCGCCGTACGTGGTGCTCGCCGACCCCGAGGGCAACCGGTTCTGCGTGTCCGGCCACCGCGAACCGCCCGCGCGTTGA
- a CDS encoding GNAT family N-acetyltransferase, translating to MTLWRIRATVDDRPGYLSVLTASLALRGVNILTVQVQPTEHGAVDDFLVDAPDTLAEAELVAAIERGRGRDCWVARSEARGLADQPTRVLGLANRLVRDPDATGEALSTLLGADTVSWRPASTPVDRGITGTRMLLADPVGGSFALHRAAPAFTPAEYARAQALVELAATVTRRAAEQVNLVLPDGAELAVRPACADDLPGVLELHEGCSPRSRQRRYLSGAAPPQQARLRRLLEASRGLTLLATAADDDGGAESVVAMANLLGEGDEAEVALLVRDDWQRRGLGSALLRRLARHADRAGYAALVLHVQAENIPMLRTLRRLDRPGSTERDGTLLSLTVPLTGERKGTFLTPGA from the coding sequence ATGACGTTGTGGCGGATCCGAGCGACCGTGGACGACCGGCCGGGTTACCTGTCGGTCCTCACCGCGAGCCTCGCGCTGCGCGGAGTCAACATCCTCACCGTGCAGGTGCAACCCACCGAGCACGGCGCGGTGGACGACTTCCTGGTCGACGCGCCGGACACGCTGGCCGAGGCCGAGTTGGTCGCGGCCATCGAGCGGGGCCGGGGCCGGGACTGCTGGGTGGCGCGCAGCGAGGCGCGCGGCCTGGCCGACCAGCCGACCCGGGTGCTCGGGCTGGCCAACCGGCTGGTGCGCGACCCGGACGCGACGGGCGAGGCGCTTTCCACCCTGCTCGGCGCTGACACGGTCAGCTGGCGGCCGGCCTCGACACCGGTCGACCGGGGGATCACCGGCACCAGGATGCTGCTGGCGGACCCGGTGGGCGGCTCGTTCGCGCTGCACCGGGCCGCGCCCGCGTTCACTCCGGCGGAGTACGCCCGGGCGCAGGCCCTGGTCGAGCTGGCCGCCACCGTGACGCGCCGGGCCGCCGAACAGGTCAACCTGGTGCTGCCCGACGGCGCCGAGCTGGCCGTCCGACCGGCCTGCGCGGACGATCTGCCGGGGGTACTGGAGCTGCACGAGGGGTGCTCGCCACGCAGCCGGCAGCGGCGCTACCTGAGCGGCGCGGCGCCGCCGCAGCAGGCCCGGTTGCGCCGGCTGCTGGAGGCGAGCCGAGGGCTGACCCTGCTCGCCACGGCCGCCGACGACGACGGCGGCGCCGAGTCGGTGGTCGCGATGGCGAATCTGCTCGGTGAGGGCGACGAGGCCGAGGTGGCGCTGCTGGTGCGCGACGACTGGCAGCGGCGTGGGCTCGGCTCGGCGTTGCTGCGCCGGCTGGCCCGGCACGCCGACCGGGCCGGGTACGCGGCGCTGGTGCTGCACGTACAGGCCGAGAACATCCCGATGCTGCGTACCCTGCGCCGGCTGGACCGGCCCGGCTCGACCGAGCGCGACGGCACCCTGCTCAGCCTCACCGTCCCGCTCACCGGAGAAAGGAAGGGCACCTTCTTAACGCCTGGTGCATAG
- a CDS encoding LPXTG cell wall anchor domain-containing protein: MPQRRRLARAAICTAAATAGLALATPAWAVATSVPLNPAHVDSTAATFPGKDCNDDRFDSLPAGYDGWHFVLPQGKPSSSFESLTLTFSNGSTAVTVQVPDSTDAYPDYFYSAGGKQMHAYLFTPAGWKLTGGSAEVTNAVDKFNLSHTCAGTIATQSPSPTPSTSVSPTTSVSPSKSVSPSDSTTSTGSGSPSASTGGNGGSDTEGGLPLTGVATTSIALGGVALIGGGALLMMRRRRDRITFTS; this comes from the coding sequence ATGCCACAGCGTCGGCGCCTGGCGCGCGCGGCCATCTGCACGGCCGCCGCCACGGCCGGTCTCGCTCTCGCCACCCCGGCGTGGGCGGTCGCCACGTCGGTTCCGCTCAACCCGGCTCACGTGGACTCCACCGCGGCGACCTTCCCTGGCAAGGACTGCAACGACGACCGGTTCGACAGCCTGCCCGCCGGCTACGACGGCTGGCACTTCGTCCTTCCTCAGGGCAAGCCGTCCAGCAGCTTCGAGTCGCTCACCCTGACCTTCAGCAACGGGTCCACCGCGGTCACCGTGCAGGTGCCGGACAGCACCGACGCCTACCCGGACTACTTCTACTCGGCCGGCGGCAAGCAGATGCACGCCTACCTCTTCACCCCGGCCGGGTGGAAGCTGACCGGCGGCAGCGCCGAGGTCACCAACGCGGTCGACAAGTTCAACCTGAGCCACACCTGTGCCGGCACCATCGCGACACAGTCCCCGAGCCCCACGCCGTCGACGTCGGTCTCGCCGACTACGTCAGTCTCGCCGTCGAAGTCGGTTTCCCCGTCGGACTCGACCACCTCCACGGGCTCGGGCTCGCCCTCGGCGAGCACGGGCGGCAACGGTGGCAGCGACACCGAGGGCGGCCTGCCCCTGACCGGTGTGGCCACGACCAGCATCGCGCTGGGTGGCGTCGCCCTGATCGGCGGTGGCGCCCTGCTGATGATGCGGCGCCGTCGCGACCGGATCACCTTCACCAGCTGA
- a CDS encoding phosphotransferase family protein: MTDPAVDALRPGALPASPAGLDLDRLAGYLAEHRPELAVGPLRAQLIAGGKSNLTYLLRLGEREVVLRRPPLGHVLATAHDMAREFRVISALAPTEVPVPGALLLCTEPEVIGAPFYLMERMPGEVFRTRRQTDPLGDERRRALAMAMMDTLAALHTVDPAAVGLSDFGRPEGYLARQVRRWAGQLDRSRSRPLPGIDELRDLLAATAPEGANAGRIVHGDYRLDNLLASADPVAVHAVLDWEMATLGDPLADLGLLLTYWDVLGDSETAAGNPVADGLGPRAGFPTGAELIDRYAGRSDVDVGPLHWHVALGCFKLAVICEGIHYRHTLGQTLGEGFDRIGEMVAPLVAHGLTAARER; this comes from the coding sequence ATGACCGATCCGGCCGTCGATGCGCTCCGGCCGGGGGCCCTTCCGGCGTCCCCCGCCGGTCTGGACCTGGACCGACTCGCCGGCTATCTGGCGGAACACCGCCCGGAGCTGGCCGTCGGGCCGCTGCGGGCACAGCTGATCGCGGGCGGCAAGTCCAACCTCACCTACCTGCTGCGCCTCGGCGAACGCGAGGTCGTGCTCCGCCGGCCACCGCTCGGGCACGTGCTGGCGACCGCGCACGACATGGCGCGCGAGTTCCGGGTCATCTCGGCGCTGGCGCCGACCGAGGTGCCGGTGCCGGGCGCGCTGCTGCTCTGCACCGAGCCGGAGGTGATCGGCGCGCCGTTCTACCTGATGGAGCGGATGCCCGGCGAGGTGTTCCGCACCCGCCGGCAGACCGATCCGCTGGGCGACGAGCGACGCCGCGCGCTGGCCATGGCGATGATGGACACCCTCGCGGCGCTGCACACCGTCGATCCGGCAGCGGTCGGGTTGAGCGACTTCGGCCGCCCGGAGGGCTACCTGGCCCGACAGGTCCGCCGGTGGGCCGGGCAGCTCGACCGCTCGCGCAGCCGCCCGCTGCCGGGCATCGACGAGCTGCGGGACCTGCTCGCCGCCACAGCGCCGGAGGGCGCGAACGCCGGCCGGATCGTGCACGGCGACTACCGCCTGGACAATCTCCTCGCCTCGGCCGACCCGGTCGCCGTGCACGCGGTACTGGACTGGGAGATGGCCACCCTCGGTGACCCGCTGGCCGACCTGGGGCTGCTGCTGACGTACTGGGACGTGCTGGGCGACAGCGAGACGGCCGCCGGCAACCCGGTGGCCGACGGGCTCGGCCCACGCGCCGGCTTCCCCACCGGCGCCGAGCTGATCGACCGGTACGCGGGGCGCAGCGACGTCGACGTCGGGCCACTGCACTGGCACGTGGCGCTCGGCTGTTTCAAGCTCGCGGTCATCTGCGAGGGCATCCACTACCGCCACACGCTCGGGCAGACGCTCGGCGAGGGCTTCGACCGGATCGGCGAGATGGTGGCACCGCTGGTCGCGCACGGGCTGACCGCCGCCAGGGAGCGGTGA